A portion of the Pedobacter cryoconitis genome contains these proteins:
- a CDS encoding PAS domain-containing protein encodes MDFRNNLYKDTFQLSPQPMWIYDIDTLRFLEVNEAAIRHYGYSREDFLSMTIKEIRPKDTIRKFELAMENVHRYKERFTNKRYKHLKKNGDIISVEIKSNLFELDGRSVELIIATDITSQLQYEQAAKRLEETLLLSENRFKALVQAGSDLTAVIDMDGKYKFLSESCISLLKLYPEKMTGKIAYDYIHPEDRERVREQINSLLEVERIHIEPFRFLNGDHEWRWLTTTARNMLGDPAILGIVTNSTDVTELINKNEELKLSNDRYKLMLRAADEAICDWDIENDIANWSVGFNEIFGYNLDVYNNTLWSDNIFPEDKEQALKELNDAVKNPETEVLHSEYRFFKANREVAVIHYRGIFLRDKDGNAIRAIGSYRDITAYKETISRVQRQTMQLQEIAWTQSHKIRDSLAKIIGLVDLLKNEDFTTDSQKEILNYLNESATELDKGIRNIVSIAYTLDKS; translated from the coding sequence ATGGACTTTCGAAATAACCTTTATAAAGATACCTTCCAGCTGAGCCCACAGCCAATGTGGATTTATGATATCGACACCTTACGTTTTCTTGAAGTCAATGAAGCTGCTATACGCCATTATGGATATTCCAGAGAAGATTTTCTAAGCATGACTATCAAAGAAATAAGGCCAAAAGATACTATCCGTAAATTTGAGCTGGCTATGGAGAATGTTCACAGGTATAAAGAGCGTTTCACGAACAAACGCTATAAACACTTAAAAAAAAACGGGGATATTATTTCTGTCGAGATTAAGAGTAATCTATTTGAATTAGATGGAAGGTCCGTTGAACTTATAATCGCTACTGATATAACTTCACAGTTACAATATGAACAAGCAGCAAAAAGATTAGAAGAAACGCTGCTCCTCAGTGAAAACAGATTTAAAGCACTCGTACAAGCAGGATCAGATTTAACAGCTGTAATCGATATGGACGGAAAATATAAGTTTCTAAGTGAAAGCTGTATCAGTTTGCTTAAACTATATCCCGAAAAAATGACAGGTAAAATTGCCTATGATTATATACACCCCGAAGACCGGGAAAGAGTTAGAGAACAGATAAATTCTTTGCTTGAAGTTGAAAGGATTCACATAGAACCTTTTAGGTTCCTGAATGGCGATCATGAATGGCGATGGCTAACTACTACCGCAAGAAATATGCTAGGAGATCCCGCTATTTTAGGTATTGTGACAAATTCTACTGACGTAACTGAACTAATCAATAAAAATGAAGAACTAAAGCTAAGCAATGACAGGTATAAGTTAATGCTTAGAGCAGCAGATGAAGCTATCTGCGATTGGGATATTGAAAATGATATAGCTAATTGGAGTGTGGGTTTTAATGAAATTTTTGGTTATAATCTGGACGTTTATAATAATACATTATGGTCTGACAATATCTTTCCTGAGGATAAGGAACAAGCTTTAAAAGAGTTAAATGATGCAGTAAAAAATCCAGAAACAGAAGTGCTGCATTCTGAATACCGATTTTTTAAAGCAAATAGAGAAGTTGCTGTTATCCATTATAGAGGCATATTTCTGCGGGATAAAGACGGAAATGCAATTAGAGCTATTGGCTCTTACAGAGATATTACAGCTTATAAAGAGACCATCTCCCGGGTGCAAAGACAGACTATGCAATTGCAGGAAATTGCATGGACACAATCCCATAAAATCAGAGACTCTCTCGCGAAAATAATTGGATTAGTTGACTTGCTCAAGAATGAAGATTTTACCACCGATTCTCAAAAAGAGATTTTAAATTATTTAAATGAATCCGCAACTGAACTGGATAAAGGAATCAGAAATATAGTAAGTATCGCCTATACTTTAGATAAATCTTAA
- a CDS encoding PAS domain-containing protein, translating to MTGNQQFEVIKSLLGDSGTYYLIAVDMNSNYSYINRRYADIFKPIHGDLVGKNYAITMHPDDQQTCQIVSEMAFKNPDSVFPATIRKYDGHGGFIITRWEYKAVFDDTGVPAGIYCIGHDITELMKITSELQQVKISHSHSVRRHVANLIGLGKIMQTSTEIGDMKDAAKMIVQSAINLDEVIKELYK from the coding sequence ATGACCGGTAATCAACAATTTGAAGTTATTAAATCTCTATTGGGAGATTCAGGGACCTATTATCTTATAGCGGTAGATATGAATTCTAACTATAGCTATATAAATAGACGTTATGCAGACATTTTCAAACCTATCCATGGAGATCTTGTCGGTAAGAACTATGCCATAACTATGCATCCTGATGATCAGCAAACCTGTCAAATTGTTTCAGAAATGGCCTTTAAAAATCCTGATTCGGTTTTTCCGGCAACTATTCGTAAATATGATGGACATGGTGGGTTCATTATTACACGCTGGGAGTACAAGGCTGTTTTTGATGATACAGGGGTTCCTGCCGGAATTTATTGTATTGGTCATGATATCACAGAACTGATGAAAATTACCAGCGAACTCCAGCAGGTGAAAATAAGTCACTCTCATTCAGTAAGACGGCATGTCGCAAATTTAATTGGACTTGGCAAAATAATGCAAACCAGTACCGAAATTGGTGATATGAAAGATGCCGCAAAGATGATTGTTCAAAGTGCAATCAACCTGGATGAGGTTATCAAAGAACTTTATAAATAA
- a CDS encoding SDR family NAD(P)-dependent oxidoreductase — MTLKLKDKVAIVTGASKGIGAGIAKAYALAGAKVVVNYAKDKISATKVVDEIRALGGKAIAVQADVSKATDVERLFNEAIQAFEKVDILVNNAGIYDIVMLEAITVELLQANLNTNLIGAILCVQKAAGVMEKDGGNIINISSTVSINPMPGTLIYAATKAAIDNVTKVLAKELGPKKIRVNTISPGITETEGAHEQGFIGGEWEAQLLAQIPLGRIAQPLDIAKVAVFLASDDAGWVTGERIQVSGGQL, encoded by the coding sequence ATGACATTGAAATTAAAAGATAAAGTTGCTATAGTAACCGGAGCATCAAAAGGCATAGGCGCAGGCATCGCCAAAGCCTATGCCTTAGCAGGAGCGAAAGTGGTTGTAAACTATGCAAAGGACAAAATCAGCGCTACGAAAGTTGTTGATGAAATTAGGGCACTTGGCGGTAAAGCAATTGCCGTGCAAGCTGATGTATCAAAAGCGACAGACGTTGAAAGGCTATTTAATGAAGCCATACAAGCGTTTGAGAAAGTAGACATCCTGGTCAATAACGCTGGTATTTATGATATTGTTATGCTCGAAGCTATTACAGTAGAACTTTTACAGGCTAACCTCAACACCAATTTAATAGGTGCTATTCTTTGTGTACAAAAAGCTGCAGGGGTAATGGAAAAAGATGGAGGTAATATTATAAACATAAGCTCTACTGTAAGTATAAATCCCATGCCTGGTACACTAATCTATGCTGCAACAAAGGCAGCTATAGATAACGTAACTAAAGTACTTGCGAAAGAGTTGGGTCCAAAAAAAATAAGAGTCAATACGATATCTCCTGGTATAACCGAAACAGAAGGTGCTCATGAACAGGGTTTTATAGGAGGTGAGTGGGAAGCGCAACTTCTTGCGCAAATTCCACTAGGGCGGATAGCACAGCCCCTTGACATTGCCAAAGTTGCTGTTTTCTTAGCGTCAGATGATGCTGGATGGGTAACTGGAGAAAGAATTCAAGTTTCTGGAGGACAATTATAA
- a CDS encoding DUF4385 domain-containing protein, which yields MTRQRKPTYLNFDKESYPWKPDIDYRENPEAYSVGKGEQGVLICEPYKAEIGSHWRFKTPEIASKSSEEIFILFQEYMNNNDFVGADMARKFLQMGYTRARRYANYKGGKKYDKENDYAQLERGTGETEKAASAAIFYKKWKAAEADIKYAKMKSAWKKERG from the coding sequence ATGACCAGGCAACGAAAACCCACCTACCTTAATTTTGATAAGGAAAGCTATCCCTGGAAACCAGACATAGACTATCGGGAAAATCCGGAAGCCTACAGCGTGGGAAAAGGAGAACAAGGTGTATTAATCTGCGAACCCTACAAAGCAGAGATCGGAAGCCACTGGCGTTTTAAAACTCCAGAAATTGCGAGCAAGAGCAGTGAGGAAATATTTATCCTTTTCCAGGAATATATGAACAACAATGATTTCGTGGGCGCAGACATGGCCAGGAAATTCCTGCAAATGGGCTACACTCGTGCCAGACGTTATGCAAACTACAAAGGCGGAAAAAAATATGACAAGGAAAACGATTATGCCCAGCTGGAGCGCGGAACAGGGGAAACAGAAAAAGCAGCATCAGCAGCCATCTTTTATAAAAAATGGAAAGCTGCTGAAGCCGATATAAAATATGCTAAAATGAAGTCAGCATGGAAAAAAGAGCGGGGTTAA
- a CDS encoding winged helix-turn-helix transcriptional regulator — translation MTRKCSDSPTCSVDYAFRRIGGKYKGRILWSLNEYKVIRFGELGRILADVTTKMLTQTLRELEKDDLIIRKVYHQVPPMVEYSLSETGLELIPFITYLKEWGDKKIAKEKGKIEIASQLI, via the coding sequence ATGACAAGAAAATGTTCTGATTCACCAACTTGTTCAGTGGATTATGCATTTAGAAGAATTGGTGGCAAATATAAAGGCAGGATCTTATGGTCTTTAAATGAGTATAAAGTTATACGGTTTGGAGAGTTAGGAAGGATTTTAGCAGATGTGACAACCAAAATGCTAACACAAACCTTAAGGGAGTTGGAAAAAGATGATTTAATTATCCGAAAAGTCTATCACCAGGTACCGCCTATGGTGGAATATTCTTTGTCGGAAACCGGATTGGAACTTATTCCTTTTATAACCTATTTAAAAGAATGGGGAGATAAGAAAATTGCAAAAGAGAAAGGTAAAATTGAAATAGCTTCACAACTGATCTGA
- a CDS encoding SDR family NAD(P)-dependent oxidoreductase has translation MKLKDRIAVITGSSKGIGAGIAKEYAKEGAKVVVNYSSSKESADKVVEEIIQNGGTAIAIQADISKISEINRLFEETKKAYGRLDILVNNASVWRYEKLEDISEETFQLQINTGLMAHMFCAQQAVAMFGEKGGSIINLSSTISLNPIPGTLIYCAIKAAVDSLAKTLAKELGHRNIRVNTIAPGMTESEGSTADGRPGSEMEKQFLALTPLGRIGLPIDIAKVAVFLASEDAGWVTGERITVSGGLL, from the coding sequence ATGAAATTAAAAGATAGAATTGCGGTCATTACAGGATCGTCAAAAGGAATCGGCGCTGGTATTGCTAAAGAATATGCAAAAGAAGGTGCCAAAGTAGTGGTGAATTATTCATCCAGTAAAGAATCAGCAGACAAAGTTGTCGAAGAGATTATCCAAAATGGTGGAACAGCTATTGCAATACAAGCAGATATTTCAAAGATTTCTGAGATAAACAGACTCTTTGAGGAGACTAAAAAAGCTTATGGCAGGTTAGATATCCTGGTCAACAATGCAAGTGTGTGGAGGTATGAAAAATTAGAGGACATCAGCGAAGAAACCTTTCAATTACAGATTAATACCGGTCTTATGGCGCATATGTTTTGCGCACAACAAGCCGTGGCTATGTTTGGCGAAAAAGGAGGAAGTATCATTAATTTAAGTTCCACTATAAGTTTGAACCCAATACCAGGCACATTGATTTATTGCGCTATTAAAGCTGCTGTTGATAGTCTGGCAAAAACACTGGCTAAAGAACTTGGGCATCGAAATATAAGAGTCAACACCATAGCTCCCGGTATGACAGAATCAGAGGGTTCCACCGCAGATGGGAGACCTGGTAGTGAGATGGAAAAACAATTTCTTGCTTTGACACCATTAGGGCGCATTGGGCTACCAATAGATATTGCAAAAGTCGCAGTTTTTCTGGCCTCAGAAGACGCTGGTTGGGTTACCGGTGAAAGAATTACCGTTTCAGGTGGATTATTATAA